Proteins from a genomic interval of Acomys russatus chromosome 19, mAcoRus1.1, whole genome shotgun sequence:
- the Ran gene encoding GTP-binding nuclear protein Ran, with product MAAQGEPQVQFKLVLVGDGGTGKTTFVKRHLTGEFEKKYVATLGVEVHPLVFHTNRGPIKFNVWDTAGQEKFGGLRDGYYIQAQCAIIMFDVTSRVTYKNVPNWHRDLVRVCENIPIVLCGNKVDIKDRKVKAKSIVFHRKKNLQYYDISAKSNYNFEKPFLWLARKLIGDPNLEFVAMPALAPPEVVMDPALAAQYEHDLEVAQTTALPDEDDDL from the exons ATGGCCGCCCAGGGAGAGCCGCAGGTCCagttcaag CTCGTCCTGGTGGGCGACGGCGGCACCGGGAAGACGACGTTCGTGAAACGCCACTTGACGGGCGAGTTCGAGAAGAAGTATGTAG CCACCCTGGGCGTGGAGGTGCACCCGCTCGTCTTCCATACCAACAGAGGACCCATCAAGTTCAACGTGTGGGACACAGCCGGCCAGGAGAAGTTCGGGGGCCTTCGCGATGGCTACTACATTCAAG CCCAGTGTGCCATTATAATGTTTGATGTAACATCGAGAGTTACTTACAAGAACGTACCTAACTGGCACAGAGATCTGGTACGCGTGTGTGAAAATATCCCCATTGTATTGTGTGGCAACAAGGTGGATATTAAGGACAGGAAAGTGAAGGCAAAATCTATTGTCTTCCACCGAAAGAAGAATCTTCAG TACTATGACATTTCTGCCAAAAGTAACTACAACTTTGAAAAGCCTTTCCTCTGGCTTGCCAGAAAGCTCATTGGAGACCCTAACTTGGAGTTTGTTGCCATGCCTGCGCTTGCCCCCCCTGAGGTGGTCATGGACCCAGCGCTGGCAGCACAGTATGAGCATGATTTAGAG GTTGCTCAAACGACTGCCCTTCCGGATGAGGATGATGACCTGTGA